From a region of the Desulfuromonas sp. KJ2020 genome:
- a CDS encoding proton-conducting transporter membrane subunit → MNLLLLALLIFAATGFLALCSSRWPRLAAVLGGAGMVAGALAGLLAALSGLRADAPQSWTLAWGVPGGHLSLYLDPLAAFFLLPMCLLALLCALYAPGYLQGHAHPAALGPHWFFLNMMVAAMILVVVAANAVLFLMAWEVMTLTSFFLVAFEHRQAEVREAAWLYLVVAHLGLVLLLAFFAGAGTLCGSFDFAAFTGLAQLSPQTTGLLFVAALAGFGVKAGLFPLHVWLPDAHPAAPSHVSALMSGVLVKVGVYGILRAGSFLPSALPLAGVVLMALGGAGALYGIVLANFQRDIKRCLAYSTIENVGIIFLGLGLGFFAQANGHPTLALFGFAGGLLHIWNHALFKGLLFLGAGSVLHATGTRDMDQLGGLLKRMPWTGGLMLGGCLAIAALPPFNGLVSEWLIYLGLLQEGVLDAGFSGLLSLLLVGLLGLVGALAVLAFTRLAGIVLLGSPRSLAAEQAHESSLFLLGPMGALLAGCLLVGVLPQGALALLALPLEQLVPGGQAALAPVLLRVEKLGQFHGLVGLSLLAIAALLLWLRHHRPVTRRGTWSCGFAFSSSRVEYTGEAYAELTQSHLVPHLLAPQVKRPLLRGVFPGHIGLSQQSLDPVLTRLFLPGIARVTHWCVRLRWLQQGRLHVYLLYIFMACTLLLAWGVWAGRGVP, encoded by the coding sequence ATGAACCTGCTGCTGTTGGCCCTCCTGATTTTTGCCGCCACGGGGTTCCTCGCTCTGTGCAGTTCCCGCTGGCCGCGGCTGGCCGCCGTGCTCGGTGGGGCCGGTATGGTGGCGGGCGCTTTAGCGGGATTGCTGGCGGCTCTGTCGGGTCTGCGTGCTGATGCGCCTCAGTCCTGGACGCTGGCCTGGGGGGTGCCGGGTGGTCACCTGTCCCTCTACCTGGATCCCCTCGCTGCTTTTTTTCTTTTGCCCATGTGCCTGCTGGCTCTGCTCTGCGCCCTGTACGCACCGGGATATCTGCAGGGACACGCCCACCCGGCCGCCCTGGGTCCGCACTGGTTTTTCCTGAACATGATGGTTGCGGCCATGATTCTGGTCGTGGTTGCCGCCAATGCGGTGCTCTTCCTCATGGCCTGGGAGGTCATGACGCTGACTTCCTTCTTTCTGGTGGCCTTTGAGCATCGTCAGGCCGAGGTGAGAGAGGCCGCCTGGCTTTATCTGGTCGTTGCCCACCTGGGACTGGTGCTGCTGCTGGCCTTTTTTGCGGGGGCCGGCACCCTCTGCGGGAGTTTCGATTTCGCCGCCTTCACCGGCCTGGCGCAGCTTTCACCCCAGACGACCGGCCTGCTGTTTGTCGCCGCCCTGGCCGGCTTCGGCGTCAAGGCCGGTCTCTTTCCCCTGCATGTCTGGCTGCCCGATGCCCATCCCGCCGCTCCCAGCCATGTGTCGGCTCTGATGTCGGGAGTGCTGGTGAAAGTGGGGGTCTACGGCATCCTGCGCGCCGGCAGCTTTCTGCCGTCGGCGTTGCCGCTGGCCGGCGTCGTCCTCATGGCCCTGGGTGGCGCCGGCGCCCTCTATGGCATTGTCCTGGCCAATTTCCAGCGGGATATCAAAAGGTGTCTGGCCTACTCGACCATTGAAAATGTGGGGATCATCTTTCTCGGTCTGGGCCTGGGCTTTTTCGCGCAGGCCAACGGGCATCCCACGCTGGCCCTCTTCGGATTTGCCGGCGGCCTGCTGCACATCTGGAATCATGCCCTGTTCAAGGGGTTGCTCTTTTTGGGCGCCGGCAGCGTTCTGCATGCCACGGGAACGCGGGATATGGATCAGCTCGGCGGCTTGCTCAAGCGCATGCCCTGGACGGGCGGCCTCATGCTCGGCGGCTGTCTGGCCATCGCCGCCCTGCCGCCCTTCAACGGCCTGGTGAGTGAATGGCTCATCTATTTGGGTCTGCTGCAGGAGGGCGTGCTGGATGCCGGTTTCAGCGGCCTGCTTTCCCTGCTGCTGGTCGGTCTTCTCGGCCTGGTCGGTGCGCTGGCCGTGCTGGCCTTTACCCGCCTGGCCGGGATTGTTCTGCTGGGCAGCCCCCGCAGTCTGGCGGCCGAGCAGGCGCATGAGTCTTCGCTGTTTCTGCTGGGTCCCATGGGCGCACTGCTGGCCGGCTGTCTGCTTGTCGGCGTGCTCCCTCAGGGCGCTTTGGCTCTGTTGGCCTTGCCCCTTGAGCAGCTCGTTCCCGGCGGCCAGGCGGCCCTGGCCCCGGTGCTGCTGCGCGTGGAGAAACTGGGTCAGTTCCACGGTCTCGTCGGGCTCAGCCTCCTGGCCATCGCCGCCCTCCTTCTCTGGCTGCGTCATCACCGGCCTGTCACCCGTCGCGGGACCTGGAGCTGCGGCTTTGCCTTTTCCTCGTCCCGGGTCGAGTACACGGGTGAGGCCTATGCCGAGTTGACCCAGAGCCACCTGGTTCCGCACCTCCTCGCTCCGCAGGTCAAGCGCCCGCTGTTGCGAGGGGTATTTCCAGGGCACATAGGCCTGAGCCAGCAGTCCCTCGACCCGGTACTGACCCGTCTGTTCCTGCCCGGCATCGCCAGGGTGACCCACTGGTGCGTGCGTCTTCGCTGGCTGCAGCAGGGGCGACTGCATGTCTATCTGCTCTATATTTTCATGGCCTGTACCCTGTTGCTGGCCTGGGGTGTCTGGGCCGGGAGGGGGGTGCCATGA
- a CDS encoding proton-conducting transporter membrane subunit yields MTMGLFLTGILLLLFSGLPGLMARRQALWGERLSCLLTLLGTTCGLAAAIMALLAPTTNRLRLPWGVPGAEFVLQLDALSAVFLLPLYLVVSAGAVYGLGYWPQRRHGASAQKLRFFYGLIAGALMLVLTAQNGLLFLFAWEAMALAGFFLITTEDDKEDSRRAGLIYLAATHTGTLALFALFALLAAVVGSFAFPAAATLASAGTGTAIFLLGLFGFGLKAGIMPLHIWLPGAHAAAPSHASALLSGVMIKTGIYGLVRLTSFYADIPLSWGVGLLVLGALSGVLGVALALAQHDIKRLLAYHSVENIGIIVIGLAIALLGRTFEQPAMILLGISGALLHTVNHGLFKSLLFLAAGAVIHSTGTREMDHMGGLFRRLPWTAVCFLGGAVAICGLPPLNGFVSEWLIYLGAFDSLKGTGAVGPWAVLVAPVLALIGALAVACFVKVFGVVFLGEPRCPEAATAKPAVWSMRLPMLALLTACAWIGLLPWTFAPLLQQAAAVWSTQVAGLELEAPLAPLSRLSLVAILLLLTLAGLWLWLQRRGHAGAPRVATWGCGYQFPAPRMQYSASSFADLLVGLFRGGLWTSRHEQPPKGLFPAKTGFSSHTPDAVLDRFLLPLSQGLAWLFTLLRRFLQNGRPAFYLLYIALTLLTLLMVIAGG; encoded by the coding sequence ATGACCATGGGATTATTCCTGACCGGGATCCTGCTGCTGCTCTTTTCCGGGCTGCCCGGCCTGATGGCCCGGCGCCAGGCCCTTTGGGGAGAGCGCTTGAGCTGCCTGCTGACCCTGCTGGGAACGACCTGCGGTCTGGCCGCCGCAATTATGGCCCTGCTGGCGCCGACCACGAATCGTCTGCGGCTGCCCTGGGGGGTGCCCGGTGCCGAATTCGTGCTGCAGCTCGATGCCCTTTCCGCCGTTTTTCTCCTGCCGCTCTATCTGGTGGTCAGTGCCGGCGCGGTCTATGGTCTCGGCTACTGGCCCCAGCGACGGCATGGGGCCAGCGCGCAGAAATTACGCTTCTTCTACGGCCTGATCGCCGGCGCTCTCATGCTGGTGCTGACGGCGCAAAACGGCTTGCTCTTTCTCTTCGCCTGGGAAGCCATGGCCCTGGCCGGCTTCTTTCTCATTACCACCGAAGATGACAAGGAGGACAGCCGGCGGGCCGGTCTGATCTATCTGGCGGCGACCCACACGGGCACCCTGGCCCTCTTTGCCCTCTTCGCCCTGCTGGCGGCTGTGGTCGGCTCCTTCGCCTTTCCGGCGGCGGCCACCCTCGCCTCTGCCGGTACCGGCACGGCGATCTTTCTGCTCGGTCTTTTCGGATTCGGCCTGAAGGCTGGCATCATGCCTCTGCATATCTGGCTGCCGGGCGCTCATGCCGCCGCCCCCAGCCATGCCTCGGCGCTGCTCTCGGGGGTCATGATCAAGACCGGCATTTACGGCCTGGTGCGCCTGACCTCCTTTTACGCCGACATTCCTCTGAGCTGGGGGGTGGGGCTGCTGGTGCTCGGGGCGCTATCCGGCGTGCTGGGGGTGGCTTTGGCCCTGGCCCAGCACGACATCAAGCGCCTGCTCGCCTACCATAGCGTCGAGAATATCGGCATCATTGTCATCGGCCTGGCCATCGCCTTGCTCGGCCGCACGTTTGAGCAGCCGGCCATGATCCTGCTGGGAATTTCGGGGGCGCTGCTGCACACGGTCAATCACGGTCTCTTCAAGTCCCTGCTGTTTCTGGCGGCGGGGGCGGTCATCCACTCTACCGGAACCCGCGAGATGGATCACATGGGGGGACTGTTCCGGCGTCTACCCTGGACGGCCGTCTGTTTTCTCGGCGGTGCCGTCGCCATCTGCGGGCTGCCTCCTCTCAACGGTTTTGTCAGTGAGTGGCTGATTTACCTGGGCGCTTTCGATTCGCTCAAGGGGACGGGAGCCGTTGGTCCATGGGCTGTGCTGGTCGCGCCGGTCCTGGCTCTCATCGGCGCACTGGCGGTGGCCTGCTTTGTCAAGGTCTTCGGCGTGGTCTTTTTAGGAGAACCTCGGTGCCCCGAGGCGGCCACGGCCAAGCCGGCGGTCTGGTCCATGCGTTTGCCCATGCTCGCTCTGCTGACGGCCTGCGCCTGGATCGGCCTGCTCCCCTGGACCTTCGCCCCCCTGCTGCAGCAGGCCGCGGCGGTCTGGTCGACGCAGGTCGCAGGACTGGAGCTGGAAGCGCCCCTAGCGCCGCTCTCCCGCCTCAGCCTGGTGGCTATTTTGTTGCTGCTGACGCTGGCCGGTTTGTGGCTCTGGCTGCAACGACGCGGCCATGCCGGGGCCCCGCGGGTGGCTACCTGGGGGTGCGGTTACCAATTCCCAGCCCCTCGCATGCAGTACAGCGCCTCTTCCTTTGCCGACCTGCTGGTTGGGCTTTTCCGGGGTGGGCTGTGGACAAGTCGCCATGAACAGCCCCCCAAGGGTCTTTTTCCGGCAAAAACGGGCTTTTCCAGCCACACGCCGGACGCCGTGCTCGACCGTTTCCTGTTGCCGCTCAGTCAGGGATTGGCCTGGCTTTTCACCTTGCTGCGGCGTTTTCTGCAGAACGGCAGACCCGCTTTTTATCTGCTCTATATCGCTTTGACCCTGCTGACCCTGCTTATGGTAATCGCCGGTGGTTGA